One part of the Vicia villosa cultivar HV-30 ecotype Madison, WI unplaced genomic scaffold, Vvil1.0 ctg.001376F_1_1, whole genome shotgun sequence genome encodes these proteins:
- the LOC131634905 gene encoding uncharacterized WD repeat-containing protein C2A9.03-like isoform X1, translating to MEQFTNDDLEYVNDDYFEFSDFEDDETFSTNVPQHRTSDAATPDSDSEDEFDTSNAKTDTSALEARNGKDIQGIPWEMLNYTRDEYRETRLKQYKNYESLTRSHEELDKECLEVQKGKSFYDFQFNTRLVKSTIVHFQLRNLLWATSKHDVYLMQNYSVMHWSSLLRRSKEVLNVAKPIIPTLQKHSGLAHPISRVQISTMAVKENLMVAGGFHGELICKNLNHSGVAFCSKITTDDNAITNAVDIFRNPSGSLRVIAANNDSQIRVFDSENFASLGSFKYDWSVNNASVSPDGKLLAVLGDSTEGLIADANTGKITGNLKGHLDYSFSSAWHPNGQILATGNQDRTCRLWDVRNLSQSLAVLKGRIGAIRGLRFTSDGRFLAMAEPADFVHVFDSQSGYARSQEIDIFGEIAGICFSPDTEALFVGVADRMYGSLLEFTRKHYYQYLDSML from the exons ATGGAGCAATTCACCAACGACGATCTCGAATACGTTAACGACGACTATTTCGAATTCTCCGATTTCGAAGACGATGAAACCTTCTCCACTAATGTTCCTCAACACCGTACCTCCGATGCCGCCACTCCCGACTCCGACTCCGAAGACGAGTTTGATACG AGTAATGCGAAGACGGATACTTCTGCTTTGGAAGCGAGAAACGGGAAGGATATTCAGGGAATTCCATGGGAGATGCTTAATTATACTAGAGATGAGTACCGTGAGACTCGGTTGAAACAGTATAAGAATTACGAGAGCCTCACGCGCTCTCATGAGGAACTTGATAAG GAATGTTTGGAAGTGCAGAAAGGGAAATCGTTCTATGATTTTCAGTTCAATACCAGGCTTGTCAAATCAACAATTGTGCACTTTCAG CTGAGGAATCTGTTGTGGGCAACATCAAAGCATGATGTATACCTTATGCAAAACTACTCCGTGATGCATTGGTCCTCATTACTTCGAAGGAGTAAAGAAGTGCTTAATGTGGCAAAGCCGATTATTCCAACCCTT CAGAAGCATTCTGGATTAGCCCACCCTATCTCGCGAGTGCAAATTAGCACCATGGCTGTTAAGGAGAACCTGATGGTGGCAGGTGGTTTCCACGGCGAGCTTATTTGCAAG AATTTGAATCATTCTGGAGTTGCATTCTGCAGTAAAATAACTACTGATGATAATGCCATTACCAATGCAGTGGATATCTTCCGCAACCCCAG TGGGTCATTGAGGGTCATTGCAGCAAATAATGATTCCCAAATTCGGGTTTTTGATTCAGAGAATTTCGCTTCTCTTGGTAGTTTCAAATATGATTGGTCTGTCAAT AATGCTTCTGTTAGTCCGGATGGAAAGTTGTTAGCTGTTCTTGGAGACAGTACTGAGGGCTTAATAGCTGATGCTAACACGGGAAAG ATCACTGGAAACCTAAAAGGGCACTTGGACTATTCTTTCTCATCTGCTTGGCACCCTAACGGACAAATTTTAGCTACCGGGAATCAGGACAGAACATGCAGGTTGTGGGATGTAAGAAATCTTTCGCAGTCCTTAGCAGTCTTAAAGGGAAGAATAGGTGCAATAAGGGGCTTAAGATTCACATCAGATGGACGGTTTTTGGCCATGGCTGAGCCAGCAGACTTCGTCCATGTTTTTGATTCGCAATCTGGTTATGCACGTAGTCAAGAGATAGATATATTTGGTGAGATTGCTGGTATATGTTTTAGCCCCGACACCGAGGCTCTGTTTGTTGGCGTTGCTGATCGAATGTACGGTAGCTTGTTAGAGTTCACCAGAAAACATTATTATCAGTATCTAGACTCAATGCTTTAA
- the LOC131634905 gene encoding uncharacterized WD repeat-containing protein C2A9.03-like isoform X2, whose amino-acid sequence MEQFTNDDLEYVNDDYFEFSDFEDDETFSTNVPQHRTSDAATPDSDSEDEFDTSNAKTDTSALEARNGKDIQGIPWEMLNYTRDEYRETRLKQYKNYESLTRSHEELDKECLEVQKGKSFYDFQFNTRLVKSTIVHFQLRNLLWATSKHDVYLMQNYSVMHWSSLLRRSKEVLNVAKPIIPTLKHSGLAHPISRVQISTMAVKENLMVAGGFHGELICKNLNHSGVAFCSKITTDDNAITNAVDIFRNPSGSLRVIAANNDSQIRVFDSENFASLGSFKYDWSVNNASVSPDGKLLAVLGDSTEGLIADANTGKITGNLKGHLDYSFSSAWHPNGQILATGNQDRTCRLWDVRNLSQSLAVLKGRIGAIRGLRFTSDGRFLAMAEPADFVHVFDSQSGYARSQEIDIFGEIAGICFSPDTEALFVGVADRMYGSLLEFTRKHYYQYLDSML is encoded by the exons ATGGAGCAATTCACCAACGACGATCTCGAATACGTTAACGACGACTATTTCGAATTCTCCGATTTCGAAGACGATGAAACCTTCTCCACTAATGTTCCTCAACACCGTACCTCCGATGCCGCCACTCCCGACTCCGACTCCGAAGACGAGTTTGATACG AGTAATGCGAAGACGGATACTTCTGCTTTGGAAGCGAGAAACGGGAAGGATATTCAGGGAATTCCATGGGAGATGCTTAATTATACTAGAGATGAGTACCGTGAGACTCGGTTGAAACAGTATAAGAATTACGAGAGCCTCACGCGCTCTCATGAGGAACTTGATAAG GAATGTTTGGAAGTGCAGAAAGGGAAATCGTTCTATGATTTTCAGTTCAATACCAGGCTTGTCAAATCAACAATTGTGCACTTTCAG CTGAGGAATCTGTTGTGGGCAACATCAAAGCATGATGTATACCTTATGCAAAACTACTCCGTGATGCATTGGTCCTCATTACTTCGAAGGAGTAAAGAAGTGCTTAATGTGGCAAAGCCGATTATTCCAACCCTT AAGCATTCTGGATTAGCCCACCCTATCTCGCGAGTGCAAATTAGCACCATGGCTGTTAAGGAGAACCTGATGGTGGCAGGTGGTTTCCACGGCGAGCTTATTTGCAAG AATTTGAATCATTCTGGAGTTGCATTCTGCAGTAAAATAACTACTGATGATAATGCCATTACCAATGCAGTGGATATCTTCCGCAACCCCAG TGGGTCATTGAGGGTCATTGCAGCAAATAATGATTCCCAAATTCGGGTTTTTGATTCAGAGAATTTCGCTTCTCTTGGTAGTTTCAAATATGATTGGTCTGTCAAT AATGCTTCTGTTAGTCCGGATGGAAAGTTGTTAGCTGTTCTTGGAGACAGTACTGAGGGCTTAATAGCTGATGCTAACACGGGAAAG ATCACTGGAAACCTAAAAGGGCACTTGGACTATTCTTTCTCATCTGCTTGGCACCCTAACGGACAAATTTTAGCTACCGGGAATCAGGACAGAACATGCAGGTTGTGGGATGTAAGAAATCTTTCGCAGTCCTTAGCAGTCTTAAAGGGAAGAATAGGTGCAATAAGGGGCTTAAGATTCACATCAGATGGACGGTTTTTGGCCATGGCTGAGCCAGCAGACTTCGTCCATGTTTTTGATTCGCAATCTGGTTATGCACGTAGTCAAGAGATAGATATATTTGGTGAGATTGCTGGTATATGTTTTAGCCCCGACACCGAGGCTCTGTTTGTTGGCGTTGCTGATCGAATGTACGGTAGCTTGTTAGAGTTCACCAGAAAACATTATTATCAGTATCTAGACTCAATGCTTTAA
- the LOC131634905 gene encoding uncharacterized WD repeat-containing protein C2A9.03-like isoform X4: MRNLIRNVWKCRKGNRSMIFSSIPGLSNQQLCTFRWKVSSLGGHNFMLRNLLWATSKHDVYLMQNYSVMHWSSLLRRSKEVLNVAKPIIPTLQKHSGLAHPISRVQISTMAVKENLMVAGGFHGELICKNLNHSGVAFCSKITTDDNAITNAVDIFRNPSGSLRVIAANNDSQIRVFDSENFASLGSFKYDWSVNNASVSPDGKLLAVLGDSTEGLIADANTGKITGNLKGHLDYSFSSAWHPNGQILATGNQDRTCRLWDVRNLSQSLAVLKGRIGAIRGLRFTSDGRFLAMAEPADFVHVFDSQSGYARSQEIDIFGEIAGICFSPDTEALFVGVADRMYGSLLEFTRKHYYQYLDSML, encoded by the exons ATGAGGAACTTGATAAG GAATGTTTGGAAGTGCAGAAAGGGAAATCGTTCTATGATTTTCAGTTCAATACCAGGCTTGTCAAATCAACAATTGTGCACTTTCAG GTGGAAAGTGAGCAGCTTGGGAGGACATAATTTTATG CTGAGGAATCTGTTGTGGGCAACATCAAAGCATGATGTATACCTTATGCAAAACTACTCCGTGATGCATTGGTCCTCATTACTTCGAAGGAGTAAAGAAGTGCTTAATGTGGCAAAGCCGATTATTCCAACCCTT CAGAAGCATTCTGGATTAGCCCACCCTATCTCGCGAGTGCAAATTAGCACCATGGCTGTTAAGGAGAACCTGATGGTGGCAGGTGGTTTCCACGGCGAGCTTATTTGCAAG AATTTGAATCATTCTGGAGTTGCATTCTGCAGTAAAATAACTACTGATGATAATGCCATTACCAATGCAGTGGATATCTTCCGCAACCCCAG TGGGTCATTGAGGGTCATTGCAGCAAATAATGATTCCCAAATTCGGGTTTTTGATTCAGAGAATTTCGCTTCTCTTGGTAGTTTCAAATATGATTGGTCTGTCAAT AATGCTTCTGTTAGTCCGGATGGAAAGTTGTTAGCTGTTCTTGGAGACAGTACTGAGGGCTTAATAGCTGATGCTAACACGGGAAAG ATCACTGGAAACCTAAAAGGGCACTTGGACTATTCTTTCTCATCTGCTTGGCACCCTAACGGACAAATTTTAGCTACCGGGAATCAGGACAGAACATGCAGGTTGTGGGATGTAAGAAATCTTTCGCAGTCCTTAGCAGTCTTAAAGGGAAGAATAGGTGCAATAAGGGGCTTAAGATTCACATCAGATGGACGGTTTTTGGCCATGGCTGAGCCAGCAGACTTCGTCCATGTTTTTGATTCGCAATCTGGTTATGCACGTAGTCAAGAGATAGATATATTTGGTGAGATTGCTGGTATATGTTTTAGCCCCGACACCGAGGCTCTGTTTGTTGGCGTTGCTGATCGAATGTACGGTAGCTTGTTAGAGTTCACCAGAAAACATTATTATCAGTATCTAGACTCAATGCTTTAA
- the LOC131634905 gene encoding uncharacterized WD repeat-containing protein C2A9.03-like isoform X3 produces the protein MRNLIRNVWKCRKGNRSMIFSSIPGLSNQQLCTFSRWKVSSLGGHNFMLRNLLWATSKHDVYLMQNYSVMHWSSLLRRSKEVLNVAKPIIPTLQKHSGLAHPISRVQISTMAVKENLMVAGGFHGELICKNLNHSGVAFCSKITTDDNAITNAVDIFRNPSGSLRVIAANNDSQIRVFDSENFASLGSFKYDWSVNNASVSPDGKLLAVLGDSTEGLIADANTGKITGNLKGHLDYSFSSAWHPNGQILATGNQDRTCRLWDVRNLSQSLAVLKGRIGAIRGLRFTSDGRFLAMAEPADFVHVFDSQSGYARSQEIDIFGEIAGICFSPDTEALFVGVADRMYGSLLEFTRKHYYQYLDSML, from the exons ATGAGGAACTTGATAAG GAATGTTTGGAAGTGCAGAAAGGGAAATCGTTCTATGATTTTCAGTTCAATACCAGGCTTGTCAAATCAACAATTGTGCACTTTCAG CAGGTGGAAAGTGAGCAGCTTGGGAGGACATAATTTTATG CTGAGGAATCTGTTGTGGGCAACATCAAAGCATGATGTATACCTTATGCAAAACTACTCCGTGATGCATTGGTCCTCATTACTTCGAAGGAGTAAAGAAGTGCTTAATGTGGCAAAGCCGATTATTCCAACCCTT CAGAAGCATTCTGGATTAGCCCACCCTATCTCGCGAGTGCAAATTAGCACCATGGCTGTTAAGGAGAACCTGATGGTGGCAGGTGGTTTCCACGGCGAGCTTATTTGCAAG AATTTGAATCATTCTGGAGTTGCATTCTGCAGTAAAATAACTACTGATGATAATGCCATTACCAATGCAGTGGATATCTTCCGCAACCCCAG TGGGTCATTGAGGGTCATTGCAGCAAATAATGATTCCCAAATTCGGGTTTTTGATTCAGAGAATTTCGCTTCTCTTGGTAGTTTCAAATATGATTGGTCTGTCAAT AATGCTTCTGTTAGTCCGGATGGAAAGTTGTTAGCTGTTCTTGGAGACAGTACTGAGGGCTTAATAGCTGATGCTAACACGGGAAAG ATCACTGGAAACCTAAAAGGGCACTTGGACTATTCTTTCTCATCTGCTTGGCACCCTAACGGACAAATTTTAGCTACCGGGAATCAGGACAGAACATGCAGGTTGTGGGATGTAAGAAATCTTTCGCAGTCCTTAGCAGTCTTAAAGGGAAGAATAGGTGCAATAAGGGGCTTAAGATTCACATCAGATGGACGGTTTTTGGCCATGGCTGAGCCAGCAGACTTCGTCCATGTTTTTGATTCGCAATCTGGTTATGCACGTAGTCAAGAGATAGATATATTTGGTGAGATTGCTGGTATATGTTTTAGCCCCGACACCGAGGCTCTGTTTGTTGGCGTTGCTGATCGAATGTACGGTAGCTTGTTAGAGTTCACCAGAAAACATTATTATCAGTATCTAGACTCAATGCTTTAA
- the LOC131634905 gene encoding uncharacterized WD repeat-containing protein C2A9.03-like isoform X5 — translation MLRNLLWATSKHDVYLMQNYSVMHWSSLLRRSKEVLNVAKPIIPTLQKHSGLAHPISRVQISTMAVKENLMVAGGFHGELICKNLNHSGVAFCSKITTDDNAITNAVDIFRNPSGSLRVIAANNDSQIRVFDSENFASLGSFKYDWSVNNASVSPDGKLLAVLGDSTEGLIADANTGKITGNLKGHLDYSFSSAWHPNGQILATGNQDRTCRLWDVRNLSQSLAVLKGRIGAIRGLRFTSDGRFLAMAEPADFVHVFDSQSGYARSQEIDIFGEIAGICFSPDTEALFVGVADRMYGSLLEFTRKHYYQYLDSML, via the exons ATG CTGAGGAATCTGTTGTGGGCAACATCAAAGCATGATGTATACCTTATGCAAAACTACTCCGTGATGCATTGGTCCTCATTACTTCGAAGGAGTAAAGAAGTGCTTAATGTGGCAAAGCCGATTATTCCAACCCTT CAGAAGCATTCTGGATTAGCCCACCCTATCTCGCGAGTGCAAATTAGCACCATGGCTGTTAAGGAGAACCTGATGGTGGCAGGTGGTTTCCACGGCGAGCTTATTTGCAAG AATTTGAATCATTCTGGAGTTGCATTCTGCAGTAAAATAACTACTGATGATAATGCCATTACCAATGCAGTGGATATCTTCCGCAACCCCAG TGGGTCATTGAGGGTCATTGCAGCAAATAATGATTCCCAAATTCGGGTTTTTGATTCAGAGAATTTCGCTTCTCTTGGTAGTTTCAAATATGATTGGTCTGTCAAT AATGCTTCTGTTAGTCCGGATGGAAAGTTGTTAGCTGTTCTTGGAGACAGTACTGAGGGCTTAATAGCTGATGCTAACACGGGAAAG ATCACTGGAAACCTAAAAGGGCACTTGGACTATTCTTTCTCATCTGCTTGGCACCCTAACGGACAAATTTTAGCTACCGGGAATCAGGACAGAACATGCAGGTTGTGGGATGTAAGAAATCTTTCGCAGTCCTTAGCAGTCTTAAAGGGAAGAATAGGTGCAATAAGGGGCTTAAGATTCACATCAGATGGACGGTTTTTGGCCATGGCTGAGCCAGCAGACTTCGTCCATGTTTTTGATTCGCAATCTGGTTATGCACGTAGTCAAGAGATAGATATATTTGGTGAGATTGCTGGTATATGTTTTAGCCCCGACACCGAGGCTCTGTTTGTTGGCGTTGCTGATCGAATGTACGGTAGCTTGTTAGAGTTCACCAGAAAACATTATTATCAGTATCTAGACTCAATGCTTTAA